Sequence from the Prionailurus bengalensis isolate Pbe53 chromosome A3, Fcat_Pben_1.1_paternal_pri, whole genome shotgun sequence genome:
GTTAATCCATTACCTGCTCAGGCTTCCACATAAGGAGATAGGGACTACCATTTGTTGAgcgtgtggggtgtgtgtgtgtgaggcctTGCTCTATCTCATTTACTCTTCTGGCAACCCTGTTTACCATTTGTATTATATAGATAAACTGAgagtcagagaggttaagcaataCTCAGAACACTAATAATCAGGGCAGCTCTAATTCAAACTGAGGTCTGGTGTGGCTCCAAAGTTCTGCATTCCTTCAGCTCTGAGGGTCCTGGAGCTGGCAGGGGACTGTACTCTAGGAATCTTCTTTTTTCTGCTCTTTGAAGCACTAAACTGAGACAGTTGCATTGATTGGGGTAATTGAGAAATGTGTGCCAGAATCACCTGGGCcacttttccaaaataaacattaccacAACCCAGGCATATGTACTTTGAAAAAGCTCCTCAAATGGTTCTAGTGCAGTCTTAGTTCAGCCCCTCTGGTCTGAAACCTCCAGTCAGAGGCTTCTGAGGCTTGCAGTGAGTGAGTACAAAGCCTGGCACTTGATATATGAAAACTGTCTTTAAGGAGTCCACGGTTTTGTTCCTCATCCTGCTACTGATttactttgtgaccttggacaaggcaTTTCCCTGTGCaggtctcagtttctctctttgtAAAACAAGGTGTTTTGACGAAGTAAATAGCTAAGGACCCAACCACTTCTGACATCCACCTATTATGTGACTTACAGTATCTGAATTACTTCTCCTGTCTCCTGTGCTGACTTAGCAAAACCTGACTTTACCCtattttttctgagaaaaagagGGGCCATTGGAAGAGAGCCAGGGATGGTGACACACACATTTCTGATCATGCTCACCACTTAGTGCACCCCTCTTTCTGCAGAGACAAGGCCAGTATCCCCCACCCCCGGGAGCCAGCAGCATTTTGGGATTGGAGGCATCTGGACACATAGCAGCGCTGGGGCCCGCCTGCCAGGGGCACTGGAAGATTGGGGACCCAGTCATGGTTCTGCTGCCTGGAGGGGGACAGGCTCAGTATGTCACTGTCCCTGAAGGGCTCCTCATGCCTATTCCAGCAGGACTGACCCTGTCCCAGGCTGCAGCCATCCCAGAGGCCTGGCTTACCGCCTTCCAGCTGTTACATCTCTTGGGTGAGGAGGCCCCCCACACCGTGCTCGCTCCATACAGTGTGGCTTAGTTACTTCCTGACTCAGCCACCTCAAAACCCGGCAGCCCTCAGAGGCAGCTTTGGCCTGGCCACTGAGTCACACCCAACCCCAGCACCCCACCCTAATGTACTGCCGGTAGTATCAGGTCCTCATACCACGTTAGCAATGGCCTGATGTTGAGGCTGAAAATCATGGTTGGTAGATGGAGCCTGGAAAACACTGGCTAGAAGGCCTGTGCACATCTTCACACTGTAGGCCCCCCAGTAGTCCCAGCTGCTCACAGTCCTGCCGAGCCTCTCTCTGTGAGCCTGATGCAGCAGAAGGGGCTATTCAATCAACTTTTATTCTTCCCAATCCCTCTGATGGGAGGGAGCCTAAGAAGACTTGGTCCCTACCATGAGGGAGCTCAGTGAAACTGGGAAGACCAGTCATGCACATAGAACCATAGAGTTCAGCAGGTGGCCCTGTCTCTAACTACAATAGAAACTCCCGATGGCAACAGTTAGCGTGGGTAAGCGTGGTCAGAGAGGGCTTTCTGGAAGAGAAGGACTTGAAGGGTGAGTAAAGTTGAGGTGGACAGAAGGCAGGCCAAGGCAGCTTAAGAGAGTGTCAAGGTGAGATTGGCTGCTCCACTCAGAGTGAAGGACAATGATTATTATCTGTGACAGATGAGACTTGGACTGGGTTGTAGTGGCCTTGAGTGGCACATTGTCTGGACTGGATGCAAAAGCCAACTGAGAACCACTTTACATTTTGAGGAGAAAGTGACATAATGAAAGCTCCATTTCAAGAAGAGAAGCCTGGTGGTTGTCCATGGTGCCTGGATCACTGAGACCAGCTGGAGGCCAGTTTCAGACTAAAGAGGGACTGGCTTCAGGTGGTGACAGTGGGGAGAGCAGTTACTTCTTACTTATTAAGGTATATGTCAGAGATGTGCATCTCGGTATTACTTCATAAGGAAAATATAGATTATGGATGTGGCTGCTAATAGCTGTTTCAAAAGGTTGTTTCCCACTTTGAcaagaggcaagaaaacaaaaaaagaattgtcaaGCACTCTGAAGAGAGCAAGAGATTTGGCATTCGGTGGTCCAGGGCCAGGCACATGTGGCAGAATATGCCTGCGTGGGGAATGTGTAACACTTGCAAAGTAAAGAGAATGGTTCCTGTACTTTGTGTCACAGGACACGTTCAGGCTGGAGACTCTGTGCTAATCCATGCAGGATCAAGTGGTGTGGGCACAGCTGCCATCCAACTCGCCCGGATGGCTGGAGCTATTCCTCTAGTCACAGCTGGCTCCCAGCACAAGCTTCAGATGGCAGAGAAGCTTGGAGCAGCTGCTGGATTCAATTACAAAGAAGAGGATTTTTCTGAAGCAACACTGAAATTCACCAAAGGTAAACAATAGCTTCTGCAGCTCAACAGGAATTTCAGAGGTGATTAAACAAAATCCTCACCAGCCTGAAGGTTGCCAGTACTCTGGATCTGTCTTGCCTCTGCTAAATGCCCAACAGCTGCCCTGGCCAATTTCTAGTACTCTGGTGTTTGACCTCTGGAGATAGGCAGACAGTATTTAGGACTAAAATGTTTCTGTGTGCATTCTTGTAAGTGATAGGATTCctactcattttaaaaactggataaACCAAAGAATTGGCCCGGGATTATCCAGGACCTCTTCTTCCAAGTCACTCTGCAATGAGTTACCAGGAGCGTAGGGCAGAGACCAGTTTAGTGCTGGTCATAGGAGGGGTAGGACGGTAGCTCCCCAAATGGGTAAGCCTCTGTATTCCAAAGCCAAATCTGTATGTTTTGGGGTCATCCCTTTTCCATTTTGAGTCGAAAAGGAGAGATGAAACCAAAGCTAGTAAAATGATTCAGACAACCCAGTACAGACACTTCATAATTTAGATGTGAATTAGCCTGCTCTGTAGACTGGGTGGAtttcccctgttctttctctttcatgcttGGGTGCCAGTGGGTTCTATACTTACATGGGGATCAAGAGAGATACCAGGTCATGGTGTTGCCCCATTTCCCTCTTGCTGTGGCTAGGAATCATAAAAGATGAACTACAGCACACATGTATGATAGAATTCAGCTATCTAAACTCCATTTACAGCAATGTTTCTTTGAGCAATGTTTCTAGTTCTAACCTATAcattgtatacatgtacatatccATATATTCACAAATATACCATGGAATCTTACTTTGCACAAAGCTTTCTGTGTCTGACTAGCACTACAAATCTGTATTTCATGTGAAAGGTGCTGGAGTCAACCTTATTCTAGACTGCATAGGTGGATCCTACTGGGAGAAAAATGTCAACTGCCTGGCTCTTGACGGTCGCTGGGTTCTCTATGGTCTGATGGGAGGAAATGACATCAATGGACCTCTACTTTCAAAGCTACTTTTTAAACGAGGAAGTCTGATCACCACTCTGCTGAGATCAAGGGACGAAAAGGTGAatgatgaatgaaaagaaaacatgattttattgCCCAGAAAAGTGTGATTTGTTTACATAACTACAAAAAAGTTAGATCTGACACATCTTCTGTTAGACAGCCCGTGTAGAAACCTGCCCCGCTATGGATAAATAAGTAatcattttcacagaactaattAAAATTGGTCAGAAGTCTCAACATCTTGGAAAGAAGGTAACTAATCCCTCACATATTATTTAACCTTTGTAACAGAATGAATGAAGCATTGACAATATTAGGAAATAGGGGTTGTCTCCAAAGGCAGAACTCTTTTCAGTGTGATATAAAGCCGCTTAGGTGAGTAAGGTTAGTTAAGGCTGGACCTTCAACATATCATATATTACTGAAACCTTCTCTGTGTGGCACTTTAGCAGGTGCCAGATTTGGGAATGTTTCCCAACCTACGTTTTCACACCTGTGGGATAGCAGAGCATAAACATCCCTTTTGAACTCAGCCTATAGAAGCCCGTTCTGTGGCCCAACTCCTGCTTTAAACCCTTAAGAACAGTCCTGTGGTCTGTGCCACTAATATTTTAGTCCAGGATTCCGTCTTTATCTGCTACAGAAGAGTGGTTATACATTTAGGGGCATGCACATACAAGCTGGTAGTAAAGGAGTTAGGTACCCCTGTGTGCATTTTCAGATGTGTACACGtttcagagagagcacaaaagCTATTAAATAAGCAGGATGGGGAGTAGCAAGGTAAAGTCTCTCTAGACTGATGgtctccttttccttattttaagtACAAGCAAATGCTGGTGGAGGCCTTCACAAAACAGATTCTGCCCCACTTCTCCACGGAGAGCCCACAACGTCTAGTGCCGGTTTTGGACAGAGTCTACCCCGTGACTGCGATCCAAGAGGCCCATGCATACATGGAGAGCAACAAGAACGTGGGCAAAATCGTCCTGGAACTGCCGCAATGAAGGAGGAGGGGGTAGTACTAAGGCCTTCCCAGGACAAACTTGGACAAAGTTCACAGTACGCCGGAAGGAGATCGGGTGCGACTCCTGGCCGCCCTGTAACCCATTGGCCCTTCCCCGGCCTCGTCAACTGACCCGTGTAAAGCCAAtctagggaaataaaaataaagtagagcTAAAGGGCGGCCTTCTCACTTCGGCGGCCCCAGATCGCTGACTGAGGCAGCCGGGGCGGGGATGAGGTGGGGGTCGGGACTGGCGTCGCCGCAGGCGTTACAGGAGCGCTCAACTTCAGGGTCGGGGGTTCCGGGTACGGGGACAGGGTCGGCCACAACCCCACCTGCCACAACCCCGTAAGCCCAGCTTTGCCCAGCGCTGGAGGACCGGGCCCACGCACCAGTCCCCGGGTACCGCCGCGCGCGCCCCACAGGGGCCAGGCCCCGCACCCTCCGGCCAGCTTCCTTTGCTCAGGGCTGCCGTGACAGGAACACCTCCCCTTCTTAAGCCCAGGCCCCGCCCTTTCCGGTGCACAGCTCAGCCCCGTCTGGAATCCTCACCTTTCAACTATCCGCCCCGCCTCTTTGTCATCTCAGGCTCGTTTTGCCCCGGAGTCTTTTCGAAAGAGGATATTACGTAAGCACGTCTCGGCGTGAGACGGCGATATTCCGGCGTGTTTTGGAGCTTCCGGTGGTGGATGTTGGGGTCCTGTGTTTGACGCGGTGTTGGGGTCTTGCAGAGCCGCTCCGGGGGTGTCCGGAGGAATTCCAGTGTCTGCTGCGGTAACCTTATCAGCCCGCCAAGATGGCGATGCAAGCGGCCAAAAGGGCGAACGTGAGTATCGGGGCCTTCTGCCAAAGAGGGGGAGGACTTCGCTGTTGGACTTTCTCAACGGCGTGGCGCTGTGTATCTTGCCCTTCCTCGGTCCCCGGGCCAGGGTAGCCCACAATTTGCTATCTTATCACTGGGGGTTCCATCTTAGCCCCATCCTTACGGATATGCTCCCTGAGCCACGTTTCCGCGTCCACTCCTTTTGAGAGTTCTCTCGGTCTCTTATTCTGATGTCAGCGATAGTGTTAATCCTACAGCCTTTGTTGCTTGATCTGCACCTGCGAACTGACGACAGGATCTTCACCCAAAAGTCAAAAGCACAGACGAGTCTCCAGTAAATAACCTAATAGCTCACAGGCAACCAGAGCCTGGGATTCTCCTCAAGTCATGGAGCTTTGTGGATCCTTGATTAATGTTTTAACTCAGTGTTTTTGAGCACCGACTATATACCAAAACTGCGAGATAAGAAACAACTGAGAagttatatttattgaatacctactctGTGCCTGACATAGTCTACACATTGTggatacaacagtgaataaaAGCGTTCTTCTGTTTACATTCTGTTAAAGAAaggggtgttatatggaaacctaAGAAAAATAGTCCCAGGGAGATGGTAGGTCAGCCATAAGGCTGAGAGATATAGTGTAATGAAGACATAATTAGATACGGTGAGATGCAGAATTTTGGTAACCTTGATGATCATCTTAGCGGATGAAAGGTTGGTTGCAGTGGGATGAAAGTTAAGAAAATGGAGACAGCTGTTTCCACAAGTTTTCATGTCAATAGGAAGCAGAGAGATTGGATGATGGTTGATATCTTCAATCTTTCAAGATGTGTGATACGAGGTGTATTTGCATGCCAGAGAGAATGATTCAGTAGTGTGGGGGAAACATGATGTGGGAGAAAGATGAAGTAAGTTCAGGAGTTAAGGTTTTGAATAGATGGAGGTTGGCATAAtaatgagagggagaggggtggatATGGATGAATTTAGATTGATGGGTTTAGTGATATGACTATAAGGTACTTACCATTTagtcatatattttttcaataaggAAGAGCCAAGATCATCTCCTGAGATGGGCAGGGAAGAGGTTACAGCCCAACTCAGATGTTAGAAGGAGTGGTGGTGGTAAGGCTTGAGGAGAAAAGAGTAAGTGTGATACAGTGTCTTACAGAGTGAGAAAGCAGATGTACTAGAGACGTGTATTATAATTGGCAGTGCTGATTGTCTATTTGAAGGCAGTCTTGAATTTTAAATCTAAAACTTTATTATACTTATTTGTTGACCATTTGTCACTACTACTAGTTTGAGGGCAAGGAAGaagtatcttctttttcttttttttttttttaagtttatttatttatttatttagaggaggggtgggggaaccagcacgggaggggcagagagaggagacaggatccaaagcagcctctgtgctgacagcagagagcctgatgtggggtttgaactcacgaaccttgagatcatgacctgagccaaagtccactgcttaaccgattgagccacccagtgcccctcctctttttccttttatacagCACTTAGTTTAATGTCTGAAATAGTTGCCAGCTTAATAGTTTTGAGCAAATTAATATCCAATGTGTAGTTGAATATGTTAATAACACAGGAGTGAACCCTGGATGGGAGATTTATATTGAAGAGTCATCCACTTACTGTGGAAGCCATGTGTTGTCGTTAAGAGACCAAAGAGAATGTGGACTTAAGGACAGTatacaaaggtaaagaaaagtctgggggtgcccgggtggccgagtcggttaagtgttcgacttgatttcatttcaggtcgtGACCTCGTGGTTcaggggctctatgctgatagtgcggagcctgcttgcaattctctctccctctttctctgccaccccccccataaataaataaataaacttaaaagaaaagtctAAAAGTAAAATTCTGTTGAA
This genomic interval carries:
- the TP53I3 gene encoding quinone oxidoreductase PIG3 isoform X2, giving the protein MSSENMLAVHFDKPGGPENLYLKEVAKPSPVESEVLLKVAASALNRADLLQRQGQYPPPPGASSILGLEASGHIAALGPACQGHWKIGDPVMVLLPGGGQAQYVTVPEGLLMPIPAGLTLSQAAAIPEAWLTAFQLLHLLGSSGVGTAAIQLARMAGAIPLVTAGSQHKLQMAEKLGAAAGFNYKEEDFSEATLKFTKGAGVNLILDCIGGSYWEKNVNCLALDGRWVLYGLMGGNDINGPLLSKLLFKRGSLITTLLRSRDEKYKQMLVEAFTKQILPHFSTESPQRLVPVLDRVYPVTAIQEAHAYMESNKNVGKIVLELPQ
- the TP53I3 gene encoding quinone oxidoreductase PIG3 isoform X1 gives rise to the protein MSSENMLAVHFDKPGGPENLYLKEVAKPSPVESEVLLKVAASALNRADLLQRQGQYPPPPGASSILGLEASGHIAALGPACQGHWKIGDPVMVLLPGGGQAQYVTVPEGLLMPIPAGLTLSQAAAIPEAWLTAFQLLHLLGHVQAGDSVLIHAGSSGVGTAAIQLARMAGAIPLVTAGSQHKLQMAEKLGAAAGFNYKEEDFSEATLKFTKGAGVNLILDCIGGSYWEKNVNCLALDGRWVLYGLMGGNDINGPLLSKLLFKRGSLITTLLRSRDEKYKQMLVEAFTKQILPHFSTESPQRLVPVLDRVYPVTAIQEAHAYMESNKNVGKIVLELPQ